From Macrobrachium nipponense isolate FS-2020 chromosome 6, ASM1510439v2, whole genome shotgun sequence, a single genomic window includes:
- the LOC135216606 gene encoding uncharacterized protein LOC135216606 translates to MSSSPFYTGNNHIKFSLSVLINSQNSEPHHTPPSPPSPSPLYPLLLPIPSPRPSLPPLLLPVPSSLFPLPFPTPRLPHSPTPISPSLSPLLLPYLPPSHFPPLFSPHLRLSALSPSPPSPPSLPSPTLLTFPISSLSPSPPSPPSSPYPIRITLLSSTLLPYTLSLTPHLLPLFLSPTSTPSPPSLPSPPSLPSPHLLPLPTPISSYPSPPPPSLLLSPTSPISPPLPTFPLPSLSPFSPSLSLFLSLPPPPSPPPPALFPSLPHLLPLPISSLFSTLQLSPTPPSPIPPPLFPLLLCLQILIITDANTSIPSQWHWAHQKKRGGR, encoded by the coding sequence atgtcttcctctcccttctaTACAGGTAATAACcatattaaattctctctctcagtccttatCAACTCCCAGAACTCAGAACCACATCacactcctccctctcctccctctcccagTCCACTTTACCCCCTTCTCCTCCCTATTCCCTCCCCtcgcccttcccttcctccccttCTCCTTCCCGTTCCCTCCTCCCTCTTTCCCCTTCCTTTCCCCACCCCTCGTCTCCCCCACTCCCCCACCCcaatctccccctccctctcccctctcctcctcccatatctccctccctcccacttCCCCCCTCTCTTCTCACCCCATCTCCGCCTCTCTGCcctctccccttctcctccttctcctccctctcttccctCTCCCACTCTCCTCACtttccccatctcctctctctccccatctcctccttctcctccctcttcTCCCTACCCTATCCGAATAACGCTCCTATCTTCTACGCTCCTCCcctacacactctctctcactccccatctcctccctctcttcctctcccccaCATCTACTCCCTCTCCCCCATCTCTTCCCTCTCCCCCATCTCTTCCCTCTCCCCATCTCCTACCGCTTCCCACCCCCATCTCCTCCtatccttcccctcctcccccttccctcctcctctcccccacctctccaatctctccccctctccccaccttccctctcccctccctctctccgttctccccatctctttctctcttcctctcgcttcccccacccccatctcctCCCCCACCCGctctttttccctctctcccccATCTCCTCCCGCTCCCCATTTCCTCCCTCTTCTCCACTCTTCAACTCTCCCCCACTCCTCCCTCTCCCATCCCTCCgcctctcttccctctcctcctctgcCTCCAAATCCTTATCATAACCGATGCCAATACCAGCATCCCGAGCCAGTGGCACTGGGCGCATCAAAAGAAACGCGGGGGGCGTTGA